In Paroedura picta isolate Pp20150507F chromosome 1, Ppicta_v3.0, whole genome shotgun sequence, the following are encoded in one genomic region:
- the LOC143819791 gene encoding uncharacterized protein LOC143819791 produces MMRAISGTTPGPEEFLERHVTQRRRLSKYDRPTGDERWPEHLGLPSYALEPVGETQDLQYKLDRVTNWLQDLSGRLDPEEKRRTQRLLKEVRGGGAHDTSLRRVSGGLALREHGMADTQAAADAEALARARAQLEIEAEAEARAREQREQEGEGEEREDEGGAGGDGAGGDGADGGEDAAAAAAAAAAADVAGAEAAAAAAAREAARAAARAAEAARVAERARVAAGRGRGIGRGARPPAPAPAPADWGPGRLPAHLRGVEMRSTYKFKAKFSGDPSDFPTFLVHLQAYMMEMGFTFQDDAEKVRFVGQALEGKAAKWFVDLYRYHPQAIRDYNHFMRALRQMYVEPFERETAEKKLRAHRQGKLSVVEYAREFKELASSVPDWTEPQRVLSFVGGLNPTLADKCLLLEDPLTVEGWVQLAGEMENRLERASMVQVLAGKTVAKTSTPAKTKPRAKLEPSERTRRMEKGLCLGCGQAGHFLANCPSKATATPRAVSSAPPKAQPAKKTTPKKSAKSLLVPVAAVPAVDDSEEGSGLEDEDQAEEQSGNEDGLL; encoded by the coding sequence atgatgcgggcaatctcggggacaaccccggggcccgaggaatttttggaacgacacgtcacccagcgcaggcgattgtcaaaatacgaccgccctactggggatgagaggtggccggagcacctgggactgcctagctacgcgctggagcctgtgggtgagacacaggacttgcagtacaagctggacagggtgactaactggctgcaggatctttcgggtcggttggatccggaggagaagcgccgaacgcaacgcctgctgaaggaagtgcggggtggtggtgcgcacgataccagcctgcgacgagtgagtggtgggcttgcactgcgggagcacggcatggcggacacgcaagcggcagcggatgctgaggcgttggccagggccagggcgcagctggaaatcgaggcggaggcagaggctcgagcgagagagcaacgcgaacaagaaggcgagggcgaggagcgagaggacgaaggcggcgcgggcggcgatggagccggaggagacggcgcggacggaggcgaggacgcagcggcggcggcagcagcggcggcggcggcggacgttgcgggagccgaggcggcggcggcagcagcggcgcgcgaagcggcgcgagcggcagcgcgagcagcggaggcagcccgggtggcggaacgagcaagagtggcggcggggagaggacgaggcatcggccgcggtgcaagacccccagcaccggccccggcaccggcggattggggcccggggcgcctaccagcccacctccggggtgtggagatgcggagcacctataaattcaaggctaagttttccggagacccctccgattttcctacgtttctggtgcacctccaggcctacatgatggaaatggggttcactttccaggatgatgctgagaaagtgcgtttcgtgggccaagccctagaaggcaaagcagccaagtggtttgtggacttgtaccgctatcacccccaagccattcgtgactacaaccatttcatgagagccctgcgccagatgtacgtggaaccgttcgagcgagagaccgcggagaagaaactcagggctcaccgacaagggaagttgtcagtggtcgagtacgccagggagtttaaagagctggcttcctcggtgccggactggacggagccccagcgtgtgctgtcgtttgtggggggcctcaatcctactctggcagacaaatgcctcctcctggaagacccgcttacagtcgaaggttgggtccaattggctggggagatggaaaatcgattggagcgagcttcgatggtgcaagtcctggcaggcaaaaccgtggcgaaaacttccaccccggcgaaaaccaagccccgagccaagttggagccgtctgagcgcacccggcgcatggaaaaagggctgtgcttgggttgtggccaagcggggcactttctcgcaaactgcccctcaaaagcaacagcgaccccgagggccgtgagcagcgccccaccgaaagcccagcctgccaagaaaaccactcccaagaaaagtgccaagtctctcctggtgccagtggctgccgtgccagcagtggacgactcggaggagggaagcgggctggaggacgaggatcaagcagaggagcagtcgggaaacgaggacggtctgctgtaa